In Streptococcus parauberis NCFD 2020, the sequence AGCTGGTGTATTGTTTGGGCCAGCAAAAGCAGCTAATGCAGGTGGGGTAGCTGTTTCAGCTTTAGAGATGGCTCAAAATAGTGGTCGAATGGCATGGACATTTCAAGAAGTTGATGAGAAATTAATAGACATTATGACATCTATTTACACAAATACTGCTGAAGCAGCAAAAGAATTTGATTGTGAAGGAAATCTTGTCGCTGGAGCTAATATTGCTGGCTTCTTAAAAGTTGCTGAGGCAATGTCTGCCCAAGGCATAGTCTAAACCTAAAAAGAACTCACTGAGTTCTTTTTTTTGATATACTAATAATGATAAAGAAAAGGGGAAAATATGTTAAGAACCATTGTAAAAGATCCATTATTTCTTTCCGAGAAAGCACAAGTTGCAACAAAAGAGGATTTATGGATAGGCAAAGATTTGCAAGATACCTTGACCTATCACCGTGATCGCTGTATTGGCCTCGCAGCCAATATGATTGGTGAAAAAAAAGCTGTTATCATTATTAGTATGGGGTTTGTTGATTTGGTCATGTTTAATCCTCAAATTATTAAGCAATCTGATGTCTACCAAACAGAAGAATCCTGTTTATCATTAACTGGCTCAAAACCAACTAAACGTTTTGAAACAATTACTGTACGGTATTTAGATATGAATTGGCGTGAAAAAAATCTTACTCTTACAGGATTACCAGCACAAATTTGTCAACATGAGATGGATCATTTGGAAGGAAAATTAATATAAAAAAGGTATAACTTAATAGTTATACCTTTTTTAATACTTATTTATGTTCATTCTTTTTTGTAAAGCCAATATATGATAAGCTAACAAGTCCAAATAATGACATCATTACTGGAACTTTTGCAGGTGCTGGTGTAGTTGGTGTTTGAATTGGTGTGAAGAGATCAGAAACCAATTCAGTCACTACAACATTTCCATTACGATCACGATATACTTTGTTTACCATGTCATGACGACCACTTGCATCTGTAATTGAAGAACTTTCAATTGCAATGTAACATAATTTTTTGTACCAGTAAGTGGAACAGAAACTGTTTGACCAGCTGCTTCTAAATTCTTAATGTATTGAACAAATACCTCAGTATTAGGATTAATTGAACCAGATACTTTACCATCAGGCATATAAGCTGAACCGGTTTGATCAAGAGCTCCGTGGAAATCATTAACTCCAAGAATTTGGACATCAACTTGATCAGCATGAACTGCAGTAATCATCATTGAAAAACCAGCTACAACACTTAAAATACTGCTTTTTAAAATAATATGCTTTTCCATAATCTCTCCTAAAGAATTAATATGTGTTGCAATAGTAATATTACTGTTTTTTGTCATATATGACAATTGTGTAGTATATTATTTACGATTGTTTTATTTTATAGCAAAAAATAATAAAACGTTTCCAAAAATATTATTTTAGCTATTTACAAATATTTTTTCTTATGCTAAACTTCTTATTATGAATAAATGAAAGGAGAAACGTGATCATGAATATGAAACGTACCAAACAAATCGTAAAATCATGTCATATTGAACTCCTTTCTCAAGCAAAAAATTAGTTATGTCTTAGACTGACTAAAATTAAGCCCGTGGTAGAAAGGAACTTTTTATCATGGGCTTTTTGTGTGCAAAATTTATTGATTTTATAGTTAGTGAGGGAAGGAGGAAGATATGATTTCACTCATTATTGAATATTTGAAGAGAAGAAAAAAAACCTACAGTCTAATCGCACTTAGTTTAATAATATATGATGCTACTTTAGTTATTCCTACAAAAGTAATTGAAAGTCTGATTGATCACATATCGCTTCATACATTAGACAGAGTTAGTTTATACACTCATATTGCTATTTTGTTTGGGTCAACAATCTTATCTTATATTACGGCTTATTTATGGCATATGAATTTATTTCAAGAGGCTGTTCATTTTAAATTTGATATCCAACAGAGGGCCTTTAAAAAATTGGTATTTATGAGAACACCCTATTATGAGAAATTCAGATCAGGAGATATGATGACTCGCTTCTCCACTGATGTAGAAGCACTCATGGATTTCATTGGCTACGGCCTAATGATTATACTTTATGCAGGGGGGATGATTGCCTTTATTATACCTACCATGTTTTTCATTTCTTGGCAGATGACCTTGGTAGGCATGATTCCAATTTTTTTGATGATGGTGGCCACCTATTATCTTACAAAAAAACAAGAACTTTTAGTCGAAGAGGCGAGAGAATCTATTTCAAATTTAAGTGATGAAGTTTTAGAGACTGTTGAAGGAATTAAAGTTATGAGAGCCTATAGTAAAAAGGATTACTTAGGTTTTCAATTTAGTCAAAAAGTAAATGATTTGGCTAGGAAATGGAATCAAATTGCTACTTTTCGAGGGCTTTACTTTCCAATTTTCAGTGTGATGATTGTTGCCGGAGAATTACTAATTATTATTCTCGGTTTAGGAAGAATTGAGCAACATTTAGTGACCCTAGGTCAAGTTATCGCTTTACAATTGTACTTAGTATCATTAGTTGAACCTTTTGCAATGATTTCAGATTTTATCTTAGTTTATCAAACAGGCAAAACCTCTTTTGGTAAAATACAAGAATTAATTGAAACTGGAGATAATTTAGAAGAAAATGGATCCATTCACTTGCAGCATTTTGATGAAATCAAACTAAGTAATTATCAATTTTCTTATGCCACAAGTAGTAAGCCAAGTTTGAAAAATATTTCCTTACATTTTAAGCAAGGTCAAACACTGGGTATTGTCGGACGAACAGGGTCTGGTAAGACGACCCTTGTCAAACAATTTTTGCGACAGTATCCTTTAGGGGACGGTGAATTTTTAGTTAATCAAAAACCTTTTGTTGACTACCAAAGAGCAAGCATTGAAAGATTAGTTGGTTATGTTCCTCAAGAACATATTCTCTTTTCTAAATCTGTACAAGACAATATTGCCATGGGCAAATCGAATGCTAGTCATCAAGAAATAATGAAAGCTATTGAGACTGCGGCCTTTT encodes:
- a CDS encoding peptide deformylase, which produces MLRTIVKDPLFLSEKAQVATKEDLWIGKDLQDTLTYHRDRCIGLAANMIGEKKAVIIISMGFVDLVMFNPQIIKQSDVYQTEESCLSLTGSKPTKRFETITVRYLDMNWREKNLTLTGLPAQICQHEMDHLEGKLI
- a CDS encoding ABC transporter ATP-binding protein, whose protein sequence is MISLIIEYLKRRKKTYSLIALSLIIYDATLVIPTKVIESLIDHISLHTLDRVSLYTHIAILFGSTILSYITAYLWHMNLFQEAVHFKFDIQQRAFKKLVFMRTPYYEKFRSGDMMTRFSTDVEALMDFIGYGLMIILYAGGMIAFIIPTMFFISWQMTLVGMIPIFLMMVATYYLTKKQELLVEEARESISNLSDEVLETVEGIKVMRAYSKKDYLGFQFSQKVNDLARKWNQIATFRGLYFPIFSVMIVAGELLIIILGLGRIEQHLVTLGQVIALQLYLVSLVEPFAMISDFILVYQTGKTSFGKIQELIETGDNLEENGSIHLQHFDEIKLSNYQFSYATSSKPSLKNISLHFKQGQTLGIVGRTGSGKTTLVKQFLRQYPLGDGEFLVNQKPFVDYQRASIERLVGYVPQEHILFSKSVQDNIAMGKSNASHQEIMKAIETAAFSNDLENMQEGLETQIGERGLSISGGQKQRISIARAFLSEPDLLILDDSLSAVDAKTEIQIIRHIQEERLGKTTIIVTHRLSAIQHADWIIVMDNGEIVEEGRPKDLLDNKAWYYEQYQRQRAQEV